The Blattabacterium cuenoti genome includes a region encoding these proteins:
- a CDS encoding phosphoenolpyruvate carboxykinase (ATP), which yields MISFSLESYGIFNSLYNWQLTPDELQKIIIQKKMGLETKSGVLAINTGFFTGRSPKDRFIVKDNITEKKVWWDEKFNQSFNSEKFDFLYKKMAKYLSGKTLYIRDGYLCSDKRYQLNVRCISEYPWSDLFIHNLFLRFSNLNKFFPDWLLLCAPGFQANPTKDGTRNKNFSILNFSKKVILIGGSGYTGEIKKSIFSVLNFILPIYKNVFPMHCAANVGKYKKDTALFFGLSGTGKTTISNDTNRNLVGDDEHGWTYDNIIFNFEGGCYAKILGISRENEPMIYHAIKKGAMLENVIFKKSTGEVDFLDDTITQNMRISYPIHFINNIEKKLLSSNIKNIFFLTYDAFGVFPPIAKLNKAQSSYYFLLGYTSKVAGTELNIQKPQATFSSCFGAPFMPLHPVQYTKMLMKKLDNPKINVWMINTGLISGGYSSGYRIKLDDTRKIVKNVLDGFLSKVPYEKYPIFNFKIPKYCPGVSSNILNPKNSWKNEKMFKNQVKILAEKFIKHFGIYQQYIDKNISSGEPILE from the coding sequence ATGATCTCTTTTTCTCTAGAAAGTTATGGAATTTTCAATTCTTTATATAATTGGCAATTGACTCCTGATGAATTACAAAAAATTATTATTCAAAAAAAAATGGGATTGGAAACAAAATCAGGTGTTTTAGCTATAAATACAGGTTTTTTTACTGGAAGATCTCCTAAAGATCGATTTATTGTGAAAGATAATATTACAGAAAAAAAAGTTTGGTGGGATGAAAAATTTAATCAATCCTTTAATTCAGAAAAATTTGACTTTTTATATAAAAAAATGGCAAAATATTTATCTGGAAAAACATTATATATCCGAGATGGATATCTTTGTTCTGATAAACGTTATCAATTGAATGTTCGCTGTATCAGTGAATATCCATGGTCTGATCTATTTATTCACAATCTTTTCTTAAGATTTTCGAATTTAAATAAATTTTTTCCCGATTGGTTATTATTATGTGCTCCAGGATTTCAGGCTAATCCAACCAAAGATGGAACAAGAAACAAAAATTTTTCTATATTAAATTTTTCTAAAAAAGTGATTTTGATTGGAGGATCAGGATATACAGGAGAAATTAAAAAATCTATATTTTCTGTTCTCAATTTTATCCTTCCTATATATAAAAATGTTTTTCCTATGCATTGTGCCGCGAATGTAGGAAAATATAAAAAAGATACAGCTTTATTTTTCGGGTTATCTGGAACAGGAAAAACTACAATTTCTAATGATACAAATAGAAACTTAGTTGGAGATGATGAACATGGATGGACTTATGATAACATTATTTTTAACTTTGAAGGAGGATGTTATGCAAAAATATTGGGTATTTCTAGAGAAAATGAACCAATGATTTATCATGCTATAAAAAAAGGAGCTATGTTGGAAAATGTAATTTTCAAAAAATCAACTGGGGAAGTTGATTTTTTGGATGATACTATTACTCAAAATATGAGAATTAGTTATCCTATTCATTTTATAAATAACATTGAAAAAAAACTATTGTCTTCCAATATAAAAAATATTTTTTTCCTAACATATGACGCTTTTGGAGTGTTTCCTCCTATAGCAAAACTTAATAAAGCACAGTCTTCTTATTATTTTTTATTAGGATATACATCTAAAGTAGCCGGAACTGAATTAAATATTCAAAAACCACAAGCAACTTTTTCTTCTTGTTTTGGAGCTCCATTTATGCCTCTACATCCTGTTCAATATACAAAAATGTTGATGAAAAAATTAGATAATCCTAAAATCAATGTTTGGATGATTAATACTGGATTAATATCGGGAGGATATTCATCTGGATATCGTATTAAATTAGATGATACACGTAAAATTGTCAAAAATGTTTTGGATGGTTTTTTGTCAAAAGTTCCTTATGAAAAATATCCCATTTTTAATTTTAAAATACCAAAATATTGTCCTGGAGTATCTTCTAACATATTAAATCCAAAAAATTCATGGAAAAATGAAAAAATGTTTAAAAATCAAGTCAAAATACTTGCCGAAAAATTTATTAAACATTTCGGTATATATCAACAATATATAGACAAAAATATTTCATCAGGAGAACCTATTTTAGAATAA
- a CDS encoding riboflavin synthase, producing the protein MFTGIIECTAKVHRLNRNRNNLYITLNNPFLDKEIKINQSICHNGVCLSVMNINQKTYTVIASEETLLCTNLNFLKIKDEINLERGITLHERLNGHIVQGHVDTIATIIKIENKSGSWIFSFKSKKKLDDVVVKKGSIAINGISLTIITCDQHTFNVSILSYTYEKTNLHVMKIGDIVNVEFDILGKYINKTIQKMYNK; encoded by the coding sequence ATGTTTACTGGAATTATAGAATGCACTGCAAAAGTACATCGATTAAATCGTAATAGAAATAATCTATATATCACTTTAAATAATCCATTTTTAGATAAAGAAATTAAAATAAATCAAAGTATTTGCCATAATGGAGTATGTTTAAGTGTGATGAATATTAATCAAAAAACTTATACAGTCATAGCTTCTGAAGAAACTTTATTATGTACTAATTTAAATTTTTTAAAAATTAAAGATGAAATCAATTTAGAAAGAGGAATAACCTTGCATGAAAGATTAAATGGACATATAGTACAAGGACATGTAGATACGATAGCTACGATTATAAAAATTGAAAATAAAAGTGGAAGTTGGATATTTTCTTTTAAATCTAAAAAAAAATTGGATGATGTAGTTGTAAAAAAAGGATCTATTGCAATTAATGGAATAAGTCTTACTATAATAACATGTGATCAACACACATTTAACGTGTCTATTCTTTCTTATACTTATGAAAAAACCAACCTTCATGTAATGAAGATTGGTGATATTGTAAATGTAGAATTTGATATTTTAGGAAAGTATATTAATAAAACTATACAAAAAATGTATAATAAATAA